A genomic region of Manihot esculenta cultivar AM560-2 chromosome 15, M.esculenta_v8, whole genome shotgun sequence contains the following coding sequences:
- the LOC110600846 gene encoding uncharacterized protein LOC110600846 isoform X7: MNPYEQPSTPYEQKLRDEVIYLHSLWHRGPPALDTNLNRLGPKPIHNSNNDPSRNLHVSYSTSFKKTKGNKHRYQNANNITASGSGSTSNRQPDPGPEWPVNPPPPSSPPNSGSGWPSFKVKPSPSTQIVPDIDEPKMIAMQMQQKVVKACNDFFGKKIDMDSEDDHEFEDEDEGDDSFSEDNDVEETDEFKFFFSLFVENRELRDFYESNQETGDLYCLVCGGMGVKVGKIFRGCLGLVQHAIAILRTKRKRAHRALAQVICRVIGWEFSRLPVVVLNREPLSRSLANLGATLDLLRLSMCYADGIMMSECEPYDNFLRIMLVAVDGKSDKSVVICEGGVLFG, from the exons ATGAATCCCTATGAACAACCCTCGACTCCATATGAACAGAAGCTCAGAGATGAGGTCATTTACCTTCACTCTCTCTGGCACAGAGGCCCTCCAGCCTTGGATACTAACCTTAATCGTCTCGGACCTAAACCTATCCATAACAGTAACAACGACCCATCAAGAAATCTCCATGTATCTTACTCCACATCATTCAAGAAAACCAAGGGAAACAAACACAGATACCAAAATGCCAATAACATTACCGCTTCAGGTTCTGGGTCCACGTCCAACCGACAACCCGACCCTGGTCCTGAATGGCCTGTCAATCCTCCACCACCATCTTCTCCACCCAACTCTGGCTCTGGATGGCCTTCTTTTAAGGTCAAGCCGAGTCCCTCAACCCAAATAGTGCCTGACATTGATGAACCCAAAATGATCGCAATGCAAATGCAGCAGAAGGTAGTCAAAGCTTGTAATGACTTCTTTGGCAAAAAGATTGATATGGATAGTGAAGACGATCATGAGTTCGAGGACGAAGATGAAGGAGATGATTCTTTCAGTGAGGACAACGACGTTGAAGAAACTGACGAATTcaagttctttttcagtttgtTCGTAGAAAACCGAGAACTGAGGGATTTTTATGAGAGCAACCAGGAGACTGGGGACTTATATTGCTTAGTTTGTGGAGGGATGGGAGTGAAAGTAGGTAAAATATTTAGGGGTTGTTTGGGGCTTGTGCAGCACGCCATAGCAATTCTGAGAACAAAGAGAAAAAGGGCGCATAGGGCTCTTGCTCAGGTTATTTGCAGGGTTATTGGATGGGAATTTAGTAGACTTCCCGTGGTTGTGTTGAACCGTGAGCCTCTCAGTCGGTCTTTGGCAAATTTAGGCGCGACTCTG GACTTGCTTAGGTTAAGTATGTGTTATGCGGATGGAATAATGATGTCTGAGTGTGAGCCTTATGATAATTTCCTTCGAATAATGCTGGTTGCTGTTGATGGCAAGAGTGACAAGTCGGTTGTGATTTGTGAAGGAGGTGTGTTATTTGGATGA
- the LOC110600846 gene encoding uncharacterized protein LOC110600846 isoform X3, with product MNPYEQPSTPYEQKLRDEVIYLHSLWHRGPPALDTNLNRLGPKPIHNSNNDPSRNLHVSYSTSFKKTKGNKHRYQNANNITASGSGSTSNRQPDPGPEWPVNPPPPSSPPNSGSGWPSFKVKPSPSTQIVPDIDEPKMIAMQMQQKVVKACNDFFGKKIDMDSEDDHEFEDEDEGDDSFSEDNDVEETDEFKFFFSLFVENRELRDFYESNQETGDLYCLVCGGMGVKVGKIFRGCLGLVQHAIAILRTKRKRAHRALAQVICRVIGWEFSRLPVVVLNREPLSRSLANLGATLSCLKEEGNEEVVEDLDHGVSDIEVSKGGELDHEFLREEDGDKVKEEFENRVPDLGTHKKRSECLECSGTNKSGAVDTETSLKEVNIGTQV from the exons ATGAATCCCTATGAACAACCCTCGACTCCATATGAACAGAAGCTCAGAGATGAGGTCATTTACCTTCACTCTCTCTGGCACAGAGGCCCTCCAGCCTTGGATACTAACCTTAATCGTCTCGGACCTAAACCTATCCATAACAGTAACAACGACCCATCAAGAAATCTCCATGTATCTTACTCCACATCATTCAAGAAAACCAAGGGAAACAAACACAGATACCAAAATGCCAATAACATTACCGCTTCAGGTTCTGGGTCCACGTCCAACCGACAACCCGACCCTGGTCCTGAATGGCCTGTCAATCCTCCACCACCATCTTCTCCACCCAACTCTGGCTCTGGATGGCCTTCTTTTAAGGTCAAGCCGAGTCCCTCAACCCAAATAGTGCCTGACATTGATGAACCCAAAATGATCGCAATGCAAATGCAGCAGAAGGTAGTCAAAGCTTGTAATGACTTCTTTGGCAAAAAGATTGATATGGATAGTGAAGACGATCATGAGTTCGAGGACGAAGATGAAGGAGATGATTCTTTCAGTGAGGACAACGACGTTGAAGAAACTGACGAATTcaagttctttttcagtttgtTCGTAGAAAACCGAGAACTGAGGGATTTTTATGAGAGCAACCAGGAGACTGGGGACTTATATTGCTTAGTTTGTGGAGGGATGGGAGTGAAAGTAGGTAAAATATTTAGGGGTTGTTTGGGGCTTGTGCAGCACGCCATAGCAATTCTGAGAACAAAGAGAAAAAGGGCGCATAGGGCTCTTGCTCAGGTTATTTGCAGGGTTATTGGATGGGAATTTAGTAGACTTCCCGTGGTTGTGTTGAACCGTGAGCCTCTCAGTCGGTCTTTGGCAAATTTAGGCGCGACTCTG AGTTGTTTGAAGGAAGAAGGCAATGAGGAAGTTGTGGAAGATCTTGACCATGGAGTTTCTGATATAGAAGTTAGTAAAGGGGGAGAACTGGATCATGAG tTTCTAAGGGAAGAAGATGGCGATAAAGTAAAAGAAGAATTTGAAAATAGAGTACCTGATTTAGGAACACATAAAAAGAGAAGTGAGTGCCTG GAATGTAGTGGAACCAACAAATCGGGAGCTGTGGATACTGAG ACTAGCTTAAAGGAGGTTAACATTGGAACCCAAGTGTAA
- the LOC110600846 gene encoding uncharacterized protein LOC110600846 isoform X8, with product MNPYEQPSTPYEQKLRDEVIYLHSLWHRGPPALDTNLNRLGPKPIHNSNNDPSRNLHVSYSTSFKKTKGNKHRYQNANNITASGSGSTSNRQPDPGPEWPVNPPPPSSPPNSGSGWPSFKVKPSPSTQIVPDIDEPKMIAMQMQQKVVKACNDFFGKKIDMDSEDDHEFEDEDEGDDSFSEDNDVEETDEFKFFFSLFVENRELRDFYESNQETGDLYCLVCGGMGVKVGKIFRGCLGLVQHAIAILRTKRKRAHRALAQVICRVIGWEFSRLPVVVLNREPLSRSLANLGATLECSGTNKSGAVDTETSLKEVNIGTQV from the exons ATGAATCCCTATGAACAACCCTCGACTCCATATGAACAGAAGCTCAGAGATGAGGTCATTTACCTTCACTCTCTCTGGCACAGAGGCCCTCCAGCCTTGGATACTAACCTTAATCGTCTCGGACCTAAACCTATCCATAACAGTAACAACGACCCATCAAGAAATCTCCATGTATCTTACTCCACATCATTCAAGAAAACCAAGGGAAACAAACACAGATACCAAAATGCCAATAACATTACCGCTTCAGGTTCTGGGTCCACGTCCAACCGACAACCCGACCCTGGTCCTGAATGGCCTGTCAATCCTCCACCACCATCTTCTCCACCCAACTCTGGCTCTGGATGGCCTTCTTTTAAGGTCAAGCCGAGTCCCTCAACCCAAATAGTGCCTGACATTGATGAACCCAAAATGATCGCAATGCAAATGCAGCAGAAGGTAGTCAAAGCTTGTAATGACTTCTTTGGCAAAAAGATTGATATGGATAGTGAAGACGATCATGAGTTCGAGGACGAAGATGAAGGAGATGATTCTTTCAGTGAGGACAACGACGTTGAAGAAACTGACGAATTcaagttctttttcagtttgtTCGTAGAAAACCGAGAACTGAGGGATTTTTATGAGAGCAACCAGGAGACTGGGGACTTATATTGCTTAGTTTGTGGAGGGATGGGAGTGAAAGTAGGTAAAATATTTAGGGGTTGTTTGGGGCTTGTGCAGCACGCCATAGCAATTCTGAGAACAAAGAGAAAAAGGGCGCATAGGGCTCTTGCTCAGGTTATTTGCAGGGTTATTGGATGGGAATTTAGTAGACTTCCCGTGGTTGTGTTGAACCGTGAGCCTCTCAGTCGGTCTTTGGCAAATTTAGGCGCGACTCTG GAATGTAGTGGAACCAACAAATCGGGAGCTGTGGATACTGAG ACTAGCTTAAAGGAGGTTAACATTGGAACCCAAGTGTAA
- the LOC110600846 gene encoding uncharacterized protein LOC110600846 isoform X5, which translates to MNPYEQPSTPYEQKLRDEVIYLHSLWHRGPPALDTNLNRLGPKPIHNSNNDPSRNLHVSYSTSFKKTKGNKHRYQNANNITASGSGSTSNRQPDPGPEWPVNPPPPSSPPNSGSGWPSFKVKPSPSTQIVPDIDEPKMIAMQMQQKVVKACNDFFGKKIDMDSEDDHEFEDEDEGDDSFSEDNDVEETDEFKFFFSLFVENRELRDFYESNQETGDLYCLVCGGMGVKVGKIFRGCLGLVQHAIAILRTKRKRAHRALAQVICRVIGWEFSRLPVVVLNREPLSRSLANLGATLSCLKEEGNEEVVEDLDHGVSDIEVSKGGELDHEECSGTNKSGAVDTETSLKEVNIGTQV; encoded by the exons ATGAATCCCTATGAACAACCCTCGACTCCATATGAACAGAAGCTCAGAGATGAGGTCATTTACCTTCACTCTCTCTGGCACAGAGGCCCTCCAGCCTTGGATACTAACCTTAATCGTCTCGGACCTAAACCTATCCATAACAGTAACAACGACCCATCAAGAAATCTCCATGTATCTTACTCCACATCATTCAAGAAAACCAAGGGAAACAAACACAGATACCAAAATGCCAATAACATTACCGCTTCAGGTTCTGGGTCCACGTCCAACCGACAACCCGACCCTGGTCCTGAATGGCCTGTCAATCCTCCACCACCATCTTCTCCACCCAACTCTGGCTCTGGATGGCCTTCTTTTAAGGTCAAGCCGAGTCCCTCAACCCAAATAGTGCCTGACATTGATGAACCCAAAATGATCGCAATGCAAATGCAGCAGAAGGTAGTCAAAGCTTGTAATGACTTCTTTGGCAAAAAGATTGATATGGATAGTGAAGACGATCATGAGTTCGAGGACGAAGATGAAGGAGATGATTCTTTCAGTGAGGACAACGACGTTGAAGAAACTGACGAATTcaagttctttttcagtttgtTCGTAGAAAACCGAGAACTGAGGGATTTTTATGAGAGCAACCAGGAGACTGGGGACTTATATTGCTTAGTTTGTGGAGGGATGGGAGTGAAAGTAGGTAAAATATTTAGGGGTTGTTTGGGGCTTGTGCAGCACGCCATAGCAATTCTGAGAACAAAGAGAAAAAGGGCGCATAGGGCTCTTGCTCAGGTTATTTGCAGGGTTATTGGATGGGAATTTAGTAGACTTCCCGTGGTTGTGTTGAACCGTGAGCCTCTCAGTCGGTCTTTGGCAAATTTAGGCGCGACTCTG AGTTGTTTGAAGGAAGAAGGCAATGAGGAAGTTGTGGAAGATCTTGACCATGGAGTTTCTGATATAGAAGTTAGTAAAGGGGGAGAACTGGATCATGAG GAATGTAGTGGAACCAACAAATCGGGAGCTGTGGATACTGAG ACTAGCTTAAAGGAGGTTAACATTGGAACCCAAGTGTAA
- the LOC110600846 gene encoding uncharacterized protein LOC110600846 isoform X6: MNPYEQPSTPYEQKLRDEVIYLHSLWHRGPPALDTNLNRLGPKPIHNSNNDPSRNLHVSYSTSFKKTKGNKHRYQNANNITASGSGSTSNRQPDPGPEWPVNPPPPSSPPNSGSGWPSFKVKPSPSTQIVPDIDEPKMIAMQMQQKVVKACNDFFGKKIDMDSEDDHEFEDEDEGDDSFSEDNDVEETDEFKFFFSLFVENRELRDFYESNQETGDLYCLVCGGMGVKVGKIFRGCLGLVQHAIAILRTKRKRAHRALAQVICRVIGWEFSRLPVVVLNREPLSRSLANLGATLSCLKEEGNEEVVEDLDHGVSDIEVSKGGELDHEVRNVVEPTNRELWILRLA, encoded by the exons ATGAATCCCTATGAACAACCCTCGACTCCATATGAACAGAAGCTCAGAGATGAGGTCATTTACCTTCACTCTCTCTGGCACAGAGGCCCTCCAGCCTTGGATACTAACCTTAATCGTCTCGGACCTAAACCTATCCATAACAGTAACAACGACCCATCAAGAAATCTCCATGTATCTTACTCCACATCATTCAAGAAAACCAAGGGAAACAAACACAGATACCAAAATGCCAATAACATTACCGCTTCAGGTTCTGGGTCCACGTCCAACCGACAACCCGACCCTGGTCCTGAATGGCCTGTCAATCCTCCACCACCATCTTCTCCACCCAACTCTGGCTCTGGATGGCCTTCTTTTAAGGTCAAGCCGAGTCCCTCAACCCAAATAGTGCCTGACATTGATGAACCCAAAATGATCGCAATGCAAATGCAGCAGAAGGTAGTCAAAGCTTGTAATGACTTCTTTGGCAAAAAGATTGATATGGATAGTGAAGACGATCATGAGTTCGAGGACGAAGATGAAGGAGATGATTCTTTCAGTGAGGACAACGACGTTGAAGAAACTGACGAATTcaagttctttttcagtttgtTCGTAGAAAACCGAGAACTGAGGGATTTTTATGAGAGCAACCAGGAGACTGGGGACTTATATTGCTTAGTTTGTGGAGGGATGGGAGTGAAAGTAGGTAAAATATTTAGGGGTTGTTTGGGGCTTGTGCAGCACGCCATAGCAATTCTGAGAACAAAGAGAAAAAGGGCGCATAGGGCTCTTGCTCAGGTTATTTGCAGGGTTATTGGATGGGAATTTAGTAGACTTCCCGTGGTTGTGTTGAACCGTGAGCCTCTCAGTCGGTCTTTGGCAAATTTAGGCGCGACTCTG AGTTGTTTGAAGGAAGAAGGCAATGAGGAAGTTGTGGAAGATCTTGACCATGGAGTTTCTGATATAGAAGTTAGTAAAGGGGGAGAACTGGATCATGAGGTGAG GAATGTAGTGGAACCAACAAATCGGGAGCTGTGGATACTGAG ACTAGCTTAA
- the LOC110600846 gene encoding uncharacterized protein LOC110600846 isoform X1, producing MNPYEQPSTPYEQKLRDEVIYLHSLWHRGPPALDTNLNRLGPKPIHNSNNDPSRNLHVSYSTSFKKTKGNKHRYQNANNITASGSGSTSNRQPDPGPEWPVNPPPPSSPPNSGSGWPSFKVKPSPSTQIVPDIDEPKMIAMQMQQKVVKACNDFFGKKIDMDSEDDHEFEDEDEGDDSFSEDNDVEETDEFKFFFSLFVENRELRDFYESNQETGDLYCLVCGGMGVKVGKIFRGCLGLVQHAIAILRTKRKRAHRALAQVICRVIGWEFSRLPVVVLNREPLSRSLANLGATLSCLKEEGNEEVVEDLDHGVSDIEVSKGGELDHEFLREEDGDKVKEEFENRVPDLGTHKKRSECLLGVDMVQAGSCSRVQGNQDQTTRSPLVSVSVLIPIRSLSI from the exons ATGAATCCCTATGAACAACCCTCGACTCCATATGAACAGAAGCTCAGAGATGAGGTCATTTACCTTCACTCTCTCTGGCACAGAGGCCCTCCAGCCTTGGATACTAACCTTAATCGTCTCGGACCTAAACCTATCCATAACAGTAACAACGACCCATCAAGAAATCTCCATGTATCTTACTCCACATCATTCAAGAAAACCAAGGGAAACAAACACAGATACCAAAATGCCAATAACATTACCGCTTCAGGTTCTGGGTCCACGTCCAACCGACAACCCGACCCTGGTCCTGAATGGCCTGTCAATCCTCCACCACCATCTTCTCCACCCAACTCTGGCTCTGGATGGCCTTCTTTTAAGGTCAAGCCGAGTCCCTCAACCCAAATAGTGCCTGACATTGATGAACCCAAAATGATCGCAATGCAAATGCAGCAGAAGGTAGTCAAAGCTTGTAATGACTTCTTTGGCAAAAAGATTGATATGGATAGTGAAGACGATCATGAGTTCGAGGACGAAGATGAAGGAGATGATTCTTTCAGTGAGGACAACGACGTTGAAGAAACTGACGAATTcaagttctttttcagtttgtTCGTAGAAAACCGAGAACTGAGGGATTTTTATGAGAGCAACCAGGAGACTGGGGACTTATATTGCTTAGTTTGTGGAGGGATGGGAGTGAAAGTAGGTAAAATATTTAGGGGTTGTTTGGGGCTTGTGCAGCACGCCATAGCAATTCTGAGAACAAAGAGAAAAAGGGCGCATAGGGCTCTTGCTCAGGTTATTTGCAGGGTTATTGGATGGGAATTTAGTAGACTTCCCGTGGTTGTGTTGAACCGTGAGCCTCTCAGTCGGTCTTTGGCAAATTTAGGCGCGACTCTG AGTTGTTTGAAGGAAGAAGGCAATGAGGAAGTTGTGGAAGATCTTGACCATGGAGTTTCTGATATAGAAGTTAGTAAAGGGGGAGAACTGGATCATGAG tTTCTAAGGGAAGAAGATGGCGATAAAGTAAAAGAAGAATTTGAAAATAGAGTACCTGATTTAGGAACACATAAAAAGAGAAGTGAGTGCCTG CTAGGGGTGGACATGGTACAGGCAGGTTCCTGTTCAAGAGTCCAAGGGAACCAGGACCAGACTACAAGGTCCCCTTTGGTTTCAGTTTCGGTCTTGATTCCAATTCGTTCCTTGTCTATTTAG
- the LOC110600846 gene encoding uncharacterized protein LOC110600846 isoform X2, with amino-acid sequence MNPYEQPSTPYEQKLRDEVIYLHSLWHRGPPALDTNLNRLGPKPIHNSNNDPSRNLHVSYSTSFKKTKGNKHRYQNANNITASGSGSTSNRQPDPGPEWPVNPPPPSSPPNSGSGWPSFKVKPSPSTQIVPDIDEPKMIAMQMQQKVVKACNDFFGKKIDMDSEDDHEFEDEDEGDDSFSEDNDVEETDEFKFFFSLFVENRELRDFYESNQETGDLYCLVCGGMGVKVGKIFRGCLGLVQHAIAILRTKRKRAHRALAQVICRVIGWEFSRLPVVVLNREPLSRSLANLGATLSCLKEEGNEEVVEDLDHGVSDIEVSKGGELDHEVRNVVEPTNRELWILRSDDFLLLTLEHYLCCWFFGLIIFLVMLCMVCIYISYFCLAVCH; translated from the exons ATGAATCCCTATGAACAACCCTCGACTCCATATGAACAGAAGCTCAGAGATGAGGTCATTTACCTTCACTCTCTCTGGCACAGAGGCCCTCCAGCCTTGGATACTAACCTTAATCGTCTCGGACCTAAACCTATCCATAACAGTAACAACGACCCATCAAGAAATCTCCATGTATCTTACTCCACATCATTCAAGAAAACCAAGGGAAACAAACACAGATACCAAAATGCCAATAACATTACCGCTTCAGGTTCTGGGTCCACGTCCAACCGACAACCCGACCCTGGTCCTGAATGGCCTGTCAATCCTCCACCACCATCTTCTCCACCCAACTCTGGCTCTGGATGGCCTTCTTTTAAGGTCAAGCCGAGTCCCTCAACCCAAATAGTGCCTGACATTGATGAACCCAAAATGATCGCAATGCAAATGCAGCAGAAGGTAGTCAAAGCTTGTAATGACTTCTTTGGCAAAAAGATTGATATGGATAGTGAAGACGATCATGAGTTCGAGGACGAAGATGAAGGAGATGATTCTTTCAGTGAGGACAACGACGTTGAAGAAACTGACGAATTcaagttctttttcagtttgtTCGTAGAAAACCGAGAACTGAGGGATTTTTATGAGAGCAACCAGGAGACTGGGGACTTATATTGCTTAGTTTGTGGAGGGATGGGAGTGAAAGTAGGTAAAATATTTAGGGGTTGTTTGGGGCTTGTGCAGCACGCCATAGCAATTCTGAGAACAAAGAGAAAAAGGGCGCATAGGGCTCTTGCTCAGGTTATTTGCAGGGTTATTGGATGGGAATTTAGTAGACTTCCCGTGGTTGTGTTGAACCGTGAGCCTCTCAGTCGGTCTTTGGCAAATTTAGGCGCGACTCTG AGTTGTTTGAAGGAAGAAGGCAATGAGGAAGTTGTGGAAGATCTTGACCATGGAGTTTCTGATATAGAAGTTAGTAAAGGGGGAGAACTGGATCATGAGGTGAG GAATGTAGTGGAACCAACAAATCGGGAGCTGTGGATACTGAGGTCAGATGATTTTCTACTTCTAACATTAGAGCATTATTTGTGCTGTTGGTTCTTtggattaattatttttctagtGATGTTATGCATGGTATGCATATACATTTCGTATTTCTGTTTGGCTGTGTGCCACTAA
- the LOC110600846 gene encoding uncharacterized protein LOC110600846 isoform X4, which produces MNPYEQPSTPYEQKLRDEVIYLHSLWHRGPPALDTNLNRLGPKPIHNSNNDPSRNLHVSYSTSFKKTKGNKHRYQNANNITASGSGSTSNRQPDPGPEWPVNPPPPSSPPNSGSGWPSFKVKPSPSTQIVPDIDEPKMIAMQMQQKVVKACNDFFGKKIDMDSEDDHEFEDEDEGDDSFSEDNDVEETDEFKFFFSLFVENRELRDFYESNQETGDLYCLVCGGMGVKVGKIFRGCLGLVQHAIAILRTKRKRAHRALAQVICRVIGWEFSRLPVVVLNREPLSRSLANLGATLSCLKEEGNEEVVEDLDHGVSDIEVSKGGELDHELGVDMVQAGSCSRVQGNQDQTTRSPLVSVSVLIPIRSLSI; this is translated from the exons ATGAATCCCTATGAACAACCCTCGACTCCATATGAACAGAAGCTCAGAGATGAGGTCATTTACCTTCACTCTCTCTGGCACAGAGGCCCTCCAGCCTTGGATACTAACCTTAATCGTCTCGGACCTAAACCTATCCATAACAGTAACAACGACCCATCAAGAAATCTCCATGTATCTTACTCCACATCATTCAAGAAAACCAAGGGAAACAAACACAGATACCAAAATGCCAATAACATTACCGCTTCAGGTTCTGGGTCCACGTCCAACCGACAACCCGACCCTGGTCCTGAATGGCCTGTCAATCCTCCACCACCATCTTCTCCACCCAACTCTGGCTCTGGATGGCCTTCTTTTAAGGTCAAGCCGAGTCCCTCAACCCAAATAGTGCCTGACATTGATGAACCCAAAATGATCGCAATGCAAATGCAGCAGAAGGTAGTCAAAGCTTGTAATGACTTCTTTGGCAAAAAGATTGATATGGATAGTGAAGACGATCATGAGTTCGAGGACGAAGATGAAGGAGATGATTCTTTCAGTGAGGACAACGACGTTGAAGAAACTGACGAATTcaagttctttttcagtttgtTCGTAGAAAACCGAGAACTGAGGGATTTTTATGAGAGCAACCAGGAGACTGGGGACTTATATTGCTTAGTTTGTGGAGGGATGGGAGTGAAAGTAGGTAAAATATTTAGGGGTTGTTTGGGGCTTGTGCAGCACGCCATAGCAATTCTGAGAACAAAGAGAAAAAGGGCGCATAGGGCTCTTGCTCAGGTTATTTGCAGGGTTATTGGATGGGAATTTAGTAGACTTCCCGTGGTTGTGTTGAACCGTGAGCCTCTCAGTCGGTCTTTGGCAAATTTAGGCGCGACTCTG AGTTGTTTGAAGGAAGAAGGCAATGAGGAAGTTGTGGAAGATCTTGACCATGGAGTTTCTGATATAGAAGTTAGTAAAGGGGGAGAACTGGATCATGAG CTAGGGGTGGACATGGTACAGGCAGGTTCCTGTTCAAGAGTCCAAGGGAACCAGGACCAGACTACAAGGTCCCCTTTGGTTTCAGTTTCGGTCTTGATTCCAATTCGTTCCTTGTCTATTTAG